A single region of the Elizabethkingia sp. JS20170427COW genome encodes:
- a CDS encoding glucosaminidase domain-containing protein, producing MKKIVSFCLIVSAVVAKSQTWSTNEQYIQQFAPYAVEEMELYKIPASITLAQGLLETAGGQSRLAQQGKNHFGIKCKETWTGKTMSHTDDAPNECFRVYDSPRDSYRDHSLFLTQRKHYSPLFLLNVKDYKAWAYGLKKAGYATSPTYAPALIKRIEQYKLYEFDEIPSSQVYTLLLQRYPDLKNDAEFMAKLGPKNVNIDRPNLAKEAETKKSYAQQAPSTPKKSTPKEILEDILLKNHPNGDLKYIVIPDKINLSYISKKFGIAESRLMKYNELTSRVLQKNQILFLESKNSSSQEKTYVAQAGETMHDIAQKFAIKLSKLYKKNRMNEGQQPKAGQLVYLDSKKPRN from the coding sequence TGCCGTGGAAGAAATGGAACTTTACAAAATCCCTGCAAGTATCACCCTTGCCCAAGGTTTATTAGAAACCGCTGGCGGGCAGAGTCGCTTAGCACAACAAGGAAAAAACCACTTTGGGATAAAATGTAAAGAAACCTGGACTGGAAAAACCATGTCTCATACCGACGATGCCCCTAACGAATGCTTTAGAGTATACGACAGCCCTAGAGATTCCTATAGAGATCATTCTTTATTTTTAACCCAAAGGAAACATTACAGTCCTCTATTTTTATTAAATGTAAAAGATTACAAAGCTTGGGCTTATGGACTAAAAAAAGCAGGATATGCAACCAGCCCTACCTACGCTCCTGCTCTCATCAAAAGAATTGAGCAGTACAAGCTTTATGAGTTTGATGAAATCCCAAGCTCACAAGTATATACCCTACTCTTACAGAGATATCCAGATTTAAAAAACGATGCCGAATTTATGGCAAAACTAGGTCCTAAAAATGTTAACATCGACCGACCTAACCTAGCAAAAGAAGCTGAAACTAAAAAAAGCTACGCTCAACAGGCACCTAGTACGCCTAAAAAAAGTACCCCAAAGGAAATTTTAGAAGATATCCTTCTTAAAAACCATCCTAATGGAGATTTAAAATACATTGTTATCCCTGATAAAATAAACTTAAGCTATATTTCTAAAAAATTCGGTATTGCTGAATCTCGGTTAATGAAATACAATGAGTTAACTTCTCGAGTACTTCAAAAAAATCAAATTCTATTTTTAGAAAGTAAAAACTCTTCATCTCAAGAAAAAACTTATGTAGCCCAAGCAGGGGAAACCATGCATGATATCGCCCAAAAATTTGCCATCAAGCTAAGCAAATTATACAAAAAGAACCGCATGAATGAAGGGCAACAACCAAAAGCGGGACAATTAGTATATTTAGATTCTAAAAAACCAAGAAATTAA